In one Colletotrichum destructivum chromosome 2, complete sequence genomic region, the following are encoded:
- a CDS encoding Putative AMP-dependent synthetase/ligase domain, phosphopantetheine binding ACP domain, AMP-binding translates to MSAPQSREAYGKRLIPHVIDDVAKTEPMRECFSLPLSSNPQDGWRGISYGQYATAIDRLAHHIVKTSGVPQPKSFPTVAYIGANDAVYLIFVVAAIKAGYKALFVSPRNSEEAQLNLFNLTDCDILYHDATFQEPVKPWLSKRSSMRANLLAPLDFWLAEDSAVEPFLYLRGADEAEWEPFVVLHTSGSTGLPKPIVVRNGLIMLNDKLHLLPSWKGTESAVRGLARSKRNLTPMPFSHASGLYTFFGFHVYWGTPVTFAITNRPFTADFILEQLAHAPDDVDSISLPPSVLEELSATENGCEVLSKLKFVVFGGGNLSDATGQKLLDRGVVIQNSFGSTECGMLPYYWQANPDAWQWLLIHSDVLGAEWRPVAGEDDVFELVIVRKDPASSIQGVFYTYPDLDEWSSKDLFKKHPTLPDHWKYHGRCDDLIVFSNGEKLNPVTVENALNGHPKVRAAIVVGTMRLQPALLVEPVQYPSSPEEAEDLLEELWPLVAKTNNETAAHARISRQLILLTKADKPFPRLAKDTVHRVPSIKLYEPEVDRLFREAEAGWKDARCNLDLTSEETLLQSMCRLFQTLTYAATIEPDTDFFTAGIDSLQVVNACRLLRGALQVKSDKIDLKGIAPRLIYAKPSPRNLAKEFWGQHVGSLKPVDADVEASRAMSDLLAKYTQNLPYNNQPGSGRSPARDSQQVVILSGSTGRLGAYLLDLLVANPAVHRVVCLNRARDGRTRQLRLNADRGLQTDLAKVEFLQADFARPDLGLGAETYARLLADADRIIHTQWPVNFNLTLESFEPHIRGVRHLIDFCLQASRNVHLVFVSTVLAATDWDGSETASPSVVPAGEYAQGKLVADLTVETATKRSGVSAAVVRVGQIAGPEDAAGVWNPDEWLPRLVASSVKTLGALPRDLGVMSTVNWVTSQGAARLILEVAGVAAGSRAPDTCNLYYYSVNPRPRHFSELSEAIKEFYGSRIQSLVSWEDWVGALERSDREGNDAARNPALQLLDFFKGTPGEAAMKEVRFHFSMEKTLEASPSMREMQPVTRELMVQWCRQWAF, encoded by the exons ATGTCCGCGCCGCAATCCAGAGAGGCTTACGGCAAGCGGCTTATACCGCATGTCATTGACGATGTCGCCAAAACCGAGCCCATGCGGGAATGTTTTTCCCTGCCCTTGTCGTCCAATCCGCAGGATGGCTGGAGAGGAATCTCATATGGTCAATATGCTACAGCTAtcgaccgcctcgcccaTCACATCGTAAAGACGTCTGGCGTACCCCAGCCGAAGAGCTTCCCAACAGTGGCTTACATTGGGGCCAATGACGCCGTATacctcatcttcgtcgttgcTGCTATCAAGGCAGGCTACAAG GCGCTATTTGTGTCGCCCCGGAACTCGGAGGAGGCACAGCTCAACTTATTCAATCTCACGGACTGTGACATCCTTTATCATGACGCAACGTTCCAAGAACCGGTGAAGCCATGGTTGTCAAAGCGAAGCAGCATGAGAGCAAACCTCCTTGCGCCGCTGGACTTTTGGCTAGCAGAGGACAGCGCAGTTGAGCCATTTCTCTACCTCAGGGGGGCAGATGAAGCTGAGTGGGAGCCATTCGTCGTGCTGCATACGAGCGGGAGCACGGGATTGCCGAAGCCCATCGTGGTTCGGAATGGCTTGATCATGTTGAATGACAAGCTTCATCTCCTCCCCTCGTGGAAGGGAACGGAGTCCGCCGTGCGCGGTCTGGCCCGTTCTAAGAGAAACTTGACTCCAA TGCCTTTTTCCCATGCCAGTGGACTGTACACATTCTTTGGCTTTCATGTGTACTGGGGTACGCCGGTCACGTTCGCCATCACCAACCGGCCATTCACGGCCGATTTCATCCTCGAACAGCTGGCACACGCTCCTGACGACGTTGACTCCATCTCTCTACCCCCTTCGGTTCTGGAAGAGCTTAGTGCCACCGAGAATGGCTGTGAGGTGCTCAGCAAGTTGAAATTCGTAGTTTTTGGAGGTG GGAACCTCAGCGATGCTACTGGACAGAAGCTTCTTGACCGGGGCGTCGTGATCCAAAACTCCTTTGGATCGACCGA ATGCGGCATGCTGCCGTACTATTGGCAGGCGAACCCCGATGCATGGCAATGGCTTCTCATTCACTCGGACGTGCTTGGGGCGGAATGGCggccggtggcgggcgaggacgacgtgtTCGAGCTCGTGATCGTCCGCAAAGACCCCGCGTCGAGCATCCAAGGCGTCTTTTACACCTACCCGGATCTGGATGAGTGGTCCTCCAAGGATTTGTTCAAGAAACACCCCACGCTGCCGGACCACTGGAAATACCATGGGCGCTGCGATGACTTGATCGTCTTTTCGAACGGGGAAAAGCTCAACCCTGTGACGGTCGAGAACGCTTTGAACGGACACCCGAAAGTCAGAGCCGCCATTGTAGTGGGCACAATGAGGTTGCAGCCTGCTCTACTTGTTGAACCCGTGCAGTACCCGAGCAgccccgaggaggccgaagaTCTCCTTGAGGAGCTGTGGCCTCTTGTTGCCAAAACTAACAATGAGACGGCCGCGCATGCCCGGATAAGCAGGCAGCTCATCTTGCTCACCAAGGCCGACAAGCCTTTTCCTAGGCTGGCCAAAGACACCGTTCATCGAGTCCCGTCCATCAAGCTGTACGAGCCGGAGGTGGACCGTCTCTTCCGCGAAGCAGAGGCCGGGTGGAAGGACGCTCGATGCAACCTGGACCTCACCTCGGAAGAAACGCTCTTGCAGTCTATGTGCCGTCTTTTCCAGACGCTGACCTATGCGGCCACCATCGAGCCGGATACCGACTTCTTCACGGCGGGCATAGATTCCCTCCAGGTCGTTAACGCGTGCCGCTTGCTCCGCGGTGCTCTCCAGGTGAAGAGCGACAAGATTGATCTAAAGGGCATCGCGCCACGGTTGATATACGCCAAGCCGTCACCTCGAAACCTCGCAAAAGAATTCTGGGGACAGCATGTCGGCTCTTTGAAACCGGTGGATGCGGATGTTGAAGCGTCCCGTGCCATGTCCGACTTGCTGGCCAAGTACACCCAAAATCTACCTTACAACAACCAGCCGGGAAGTGGAAGATCACCAGCTCGAGACTCGCAGCAGGTCGTCATTCTATCCGGAAGCACGGGCAGGCTGGGCGCCTaccttctcgaccttcttGTCGCGAACCCCGCTGTGCACAGGGTGGTTTGTCTGAACCGCGCACGAGATGGCCGGACCCGACAGCTACGCCTCAACGCGGACCGCGGGCTACAGACCGACCTTGCCAAAGTCGAGTTCTTGCAGGCCGACTTCGCCCGGCCGGACCTTGGGCTGGGCGCCGAGACATACGCGCGCCTGCTGGCCGACGCGGACCGGATCATCCACACCCAGTGGCCCGTCAACTTCAACCTAACCCTCGAGTCGTTCGAGCCGCACATACGGGGCGTACGACACTTGATAGACTTCTGCCTTCAGGCGTCCAGAAACGTGCATCTCGTGTTCGTGTCCACGGTGCTGGCCGCCACGGACTGGGACGGCTCCGAGACCGCCTCCCCGTCCGTAGTGCCGGCGGGTGAGTACGCGCAGGGCAAGCTTGTCGCGGATCTGACTGTCGAAACGGCGACGAAGCGCAGCGGGGTGTCTGCCGCTGTCGTGCGCGTTGGACAGATCGCGGGCCCCGAGGACGCAGCGGGCGTGTGGAATCCCGACGAGTGGCTGCCGCGCCTCGTCGCCTCTTCTGTCAAGACCCTGGGTGCGCTGCCGCGCGATCTGGGCGTCATGAGCACGGTCAACTGGGTTACCTCACAGGGCGCGGCCCGGCTGATACTCGAGGTCGCAGGTGTGGCAGCCGGCTCACGGGCACCGGACACTTGCAATCTATACTACTACAGCGTCAACCCGCGCCCCAGGCACTTCTCAGAACTAAGCGAGGCGATCAAGGAGTTCTACGGTAGTCGCATTCAGTCGTTGGTCAGCTGGGAAGACTGGGTGGGAGCCCTGGAGCGGAGTGATCGGGAGGGGAATGACGCGGCGCGGAACCCGGCCCTGCAACTTTTGGATTTCTTCAAGGGCACGCCAGGCGAAGCAGCCATGAAAGAGGTTCGATTCCACTTCTCCATGGAGAAGACGCTCGAGGCCAGTCCAAGCATGAGGGAGATGCAACCCGTGACCCGGGAGCTGATGGTTCAGTGGTGCCGGCAGTGGGCCTTCTAG